Proteins encoded together in one Meles meles chromosome 7, mMelMel3.1 paternal haplotype, whole genome shotgun sequence window:
- the LOC123946486 gene encoding T-complex protein 1 subunit zeta-like translates to MDMNLIAIAAVKTLNPKAEVARAQAALAVNISTARGLQDVLKTNLGPKGTMKMLVSGAGDIKLTKDGNVLLPEMQIQHPTASLIAKVATAQDDITGDGTTSSVLIIGELLKQADLYISEVLHPRIITEGFEAAKEKALQFLEQVKVSKEMDRETLIDVAKTSLRTKVHAELADVLTEAVVDSILAIKKQDEPIDLFMVKIMEMKHKSETDTSLIRGLVLDHGARHPDMKKRVEDAYILTCNVSLEYEKTAVNSGFFLQECRREREACKG, encoded by the coding sequence CGCTGGCGGTGAACATCAGCACGGCCCGGGGCCTGCAGGACGTGCTGAAGACCAACTTGGGGCCTAAAGGCACCATGAAGATGCTCGTTTCAGGAGCTGGAGACATCAAGCTCACTAAAGACGGCAATGTGCTGCTTCCTGAAATGCAAATTCAGCACCCAACAGCCTCCTTAATAGCCAAAGTAGCAACAGCCCAAGATGACATAACTGGTGATGGTACCACTTCCAGTGTCCTAATCATTGGCGAGCTACTGAAGCAGGCGGACCTCTACATTTCTGAAGTTCTTCATCCCAGAATAATAACAGAAGGATTTGAAGCTGCAAAGGAAAAGGCACTTCAGTTTTTGGAACAAGTCAAAGTAAGCAAAGAAATGGACAGGGAAACGCTTATAGATGTGGCCAAAACATCTCTGCGTACTAAAGTGCATGCTGAACTTGCTGATGTCCTAACAGAGGCTGTAGTGGACTCCATTTTGGCCATTAAAAAACAAGATGAACCTATCGACCTCTTCATGGTTAAGATCATGGAGATGAAACATAAATCTGAAACTGATACAAGCTTAATCAGAGGTCTTGTTTTGGACCATGGGGCACGGCATCCTGATAtgaaaaaaagagtggaagatgCATACATCCTCACATGCAATGTGTCATTAGAATATGAAAAAACAGCAGTGAATTCTGGCTTTTTTTTACAAGagtgcagaagagagagagaagcttgtaaaggctga